A single window of Saccharomyces kudriavzevii IFO 1802 strain IFO1802 genome assembly, chromosome: 16 DNA harbors:
- the NAB3 gene encoding Nab3p (similar to Saccharomyces cerevisiae NAB3 (YPL190C); ancestral locus Anc_6.193): MSDENDNIEVQDVSPPGQSIGSDSNENDSTNNLNEEDQSEFDSPEEEREAEREEENEEQHELEDVDNEKEDEDEEEEGEEKEGEEVNEDDDDDNDDDDDDDDDDDDDEEEDDEDDEDEEGNGNNSAQSGSSGEDDNGEEGEEDNKTKDMEVNITRETLEREQMDVDEAVRKITAEKNDENTQSSTNMENVNYDLLQKQVKYIMDSNMLNLPQFQHLPQDEKMSAILAMLNSNSDTALSLPLQEIAVPPAATTPAASGARNPDQRKSPLSDAQRRMRFPRADLLKPITEEEHDRYATYLHSENKITEMHNIPPKSRLFIGNLPLKNVSKEDLFRIFSPYGHIMQINIKNAFGFIQFDNPQSVRDAIECESQEMNFGKKLILEVSSSNARPQFDHGDHGTNSSSTFISSAKRPFQTESGDMYNDDNGAAYKKSRRHTVSCNIFVKRTADRTYAIEVFNRFRDGTGLETDMIFLKPRMELGKLINDAAYNGVWGVVLVNKTHNVDVQTFYKGSQGETKFDEYISISADDAVAIFNNIKNNRNNSRPTDYRAVSHQQNVYGAPPLPVPNGPAVGPPPPQANYYQGYSMPPPQQQQQQPYGQTYGMPPQSHDQGYGAQGAIPMNQNYGRYQNSIPAPPPPQQQIPQGYGRYQAGPAPQSSQTPMDQQQLLSAIQNLPPNVVSNLLSMAQQQQQQPHAQQQLVGLIQSMQGQAPQQQQQQLGGYASMNPSSPPPMNNNYNGQNMPAKSPALPMPQHNQGQSSQQQQQQQQQQQQQQLPGNNVQSLLDSLAKLQK; the protein is encoded by the coding sequence ATGTCAGATGAAAACGATAACATTGAGGTTCAAGATGTTTCTCCTCCCGGACAATCTATCGGTAGCGATTCGAACGAAAACGATTCGACGAATAATTTAAATGAAGAGGATCAGAGCGAATTCGATTCCCCAGAGGAAGAACGAGAAGCCGAaagagaagaggaaaatgaagaacaaCATGAACTGGAGGATGTagacaatgaaaaagaagacgaagacgaagaagaagaaggtgaagaaaaggaaggaGAAGAAGTCAATGaggatgacgatgatgacaacgacgacgacgacgacgacgacgacgacgacgatgatgatgaagaagaagatgatgaagatgatgaagatgaagaaggcaACGGCAACAATTCTGCGCAGTCTGGTAGTTCTGGAGAAGATGATAACGGAGAGGAAGGAGAAGAGGACAATAAAACCAAGGATATGGAGGTTAATATTACACGTGAAACACtagaaagagaacaaaTGGATGTGGATGAAGCCGTAAGGAAAATCACCGccgaaaaaaatgatgagaATACTCAATCGTCAACTAATATGGAAAATGTTAATTACGATCTTTTGCAGAAGCAAGTTAAATATATCATGGATAGCAATATGCTAAACTTGCCTCAATTTCAGCACTTACcacaagatgaaaaaatgtcgGCCATTCTGGCAATgttaaattcaaattctgATACAGCTCTTTCCCTACCTCTGCAAGAAATTGCCGTCCCACCTGCTGCCACTACCCCAGCCGCAAGTGGTGCAAGAAACCCtgatcaaagaaaatccCCATTGTCAGATGCTCAAAGGCGCATGAGATTTCCAAGGGCGGATTTACTAAAGCCAAttacagaagaagaacacgATCGTTACGCCACCTATTTACATAGTGAAAACAAGATAACAGAAATGCACAATATTCCACCTAAGTCAAGATTATTCATTGGTAATTTACCACTAAAGAACGTCTCAAAGGAGGACTTGTTTaggattttttctccatACGGTCATATTATGCAAATCAATATTAAAAATGCTTTTGGGTTTATCCAATTTGATAACCCTCAAAGCGTCAGGGATGCGATTGAATGCGAATCACAGGAAATGAATTTCGGGAAGAAGTTGATCTTAGAGGTTTCTAGTTCTAATGCTCGTCCGCAATTTGATCATGGTGATCACGGTACAAATAGCAGTTCCACTTTCATTTCTTCTGCAAAACGTCCATTCCAAACCGAATCTGGTGATATGTACAATGATGACAATGGTGCTGCATACAAGAAGTCTAGACGGCACACCGTTTCATGCAACATTTTCGTTAAAAGAACCGCAGACCGTACATATGCCATTGAGGTCTTCAACAGATTCAGGGATGGCACTGGTTTGGAAACTgatatgatttttttaaagcCAAGAATGGAACTGGGAAAACTTATCAATGATGCCGCCTACAATGGTGTTTGGGGCGTTGTGCTAGTGAACAAAACACATAATGTGGACGTCCAAACTTTTTACAAAGGTTCACAAGGCGAAACCAAATTCGATGAGTATATTAGTATATCTGCCGATGACGCGGTCGCCATATtcaacaacatcaaaaacAACAGGAATAACTCTCGTCCTACCGACTACCGTGCTGTGAGCCATCAACAAAATGTATACGGCGCTCCTCCCCTTCCTGTGCCAAATGGACCCGCCGTTGGACCTCCTCCCCCTCAGGCGAACTATTACCAAGGTTACAGTATGCCACCTCctcaacagcagcaacagcaacctTATGGCCAGACATACGGAATGCCACCACAATCTCACGATCAAGGTTACGGCGCACAAGGAGCAATTCCGATGAATCAAAATTATGGTCGCTATCAAAATTCAATTCCAGCCCCACCACCCCCTCAACAACAAATTCCGCAGGGATATGGTCGCTACCAAGCCGGTCCAGCTCCACAGTCCTCTCAAACTCCAATGGACCAACAGCAACTATTATCTGCCATCCAAAACCTTCCTCCAAATGTTGTATCCAATTTGCTTTCTATGGCtcagcaacagcaacagcaacctCATGCTCAGCAGCAATTGGTTGGTTTAATCCAATCAATGCAAGGCCAGGCCCctcaacagcagcagcaacagtTGGGTGGGTATGCCTCGATGAACCCATCGTCACCCCCACCTATGAATAATAATTACAATGGACAAAATATGCCTGCAAAGTCTCCAGCTCTACCAATGCCACAACATAATCAAGGGCAATCTTctcaacaacagcaacaacaacaacaacaacaacaacaacagcaacttCCCGGCAATAATGTTCAAAGTCTTTTAGATAGTTTGGCAAAACTACAGAAATAA
- the COA2 gene encoding Coa2p (similar to Saccharomyces cerevisiae COA2 (YPL189C-A); ancestral locus Anc_6.192): MRAVTRNKVVNNLYFSTFLIAFASVAIGSVLPCPAHSVDSDSPAAEQHKLQMAHEQEIKRKDALKKEI; this comes from the coding sequence ATGAGGGCAGTTACAAGGAATAAAGTAGTCAACAATCTGTATTTTTCCACGTTTCTTATTGCATTTGCATCCGTGGCAATAGGTTCTGTGTTGCCATGTCCAGCACATTCTGTGGACTCTGATTCGCCGGCTGCAGAGCAGCATAAGCTTCAGATGGCTCATGAGCAAgagataaaaagaaaggatgCCCTAAAGAAGGAGATCTAA
- the GUP2 gene encoding putative O-acyltransferase (similar to Saccharomyces cerevisiae GUP1 (YGL084C) and GUP2 (YPL189W); ancestral locus Anc_6.190), with protein MSRIWSNIVHFFSVQALDSRIKPDLEFERRRKLFISSSKNENGSSSTAIAVTRSPVISSNNLSSPLWNTWEFKLYYLAFTIAIPLMVKAALDTSSESNQNYYKFSGLLAHGWILGRKVDNSDAQYRFFRCNFILLAAIILLQTVLKKIFVKFSKSSRINFDFACGLIFICFMYGVNSIKLLTHALIFFTLVHLLKRKRMMAAFTIWSYGIFTLFINQKVKNVPFNSIATMLEPMDHWYKGIIPRWDLFFNFTLLRLLSYCMDFLERWHEQLSPQPSIDYECSRPEFRKSLSVATLQTIYESGKNDVLDEKGRLVAKLHIQDYNFINFIAYITYAPLFLVGPIITFNDYFYQSENKLPSLRKKNITLYALRVVSSLLLMEIILHFIYVGAIARTKAWGGDTPPQLAMIALFNLNIIYLKLLIPWRLFRLWAMIDGIDAPENMLRCVDNNYSTLGFWRAWHTSFNKWVIRYIYIPFGGSNNKILTSFVVFSFVAMWHDIELRLLFWGWLTVLLLLGETFITKCFIRYRFRNWYRFFCGFGAVINICMMMVVNLYGFCFGAEGTKLFLKDTFSTSSGLKFFLIGTVSLFIAVQIMFEIREEEKRHGIKLKC; from the coding sequence ATGTCAAGGATATGGAGCAACATCgtacatttcttttccgtGCAAGCGCTTGACTCACGAATAAAACCagatcttgaatttgaaagGCGAAGAAAGTTGTTTATAAGTTCCTCCAAAAACGAAAATGGTTCGTCATCTACTGCCATTGCTGTAACTCGAAGCCCAGTGATAAGTTCTAATAATCTATCCTCGCCACTATGGAACACATGGGAATTTAAGCTATATTATTTGGCGTTCACGATAGCGATTCCTTTGATGGTGAAAGCAGCACTGGATACAAGTTCCGAATCTAACCAAAACTACTATAAGTTCAGTGGACTCCTAGCCCATGGTTGGATCCTGGGTCGCAAAGTTGATAATAGCGATGCTCAATATAGGTTTTTTAGGTGCAATTTCATCTTGTTGGCTGCGATAATATTACTACAAACGGtgttaaagaaaattttcgtTAAATTTAGCAAAAGCTCGAGGataaattttgattttgcgTGCGGgttgattttcatttgcttTATGTACGGTGTCAACTCTATTAAACTACTGACTCATGCCCTTATCTTCTTTACTCTGGTACACTTATTGAAGAGGAAGCGTATGATGGCCGCTTTTACAATTTGGTCTTATGGTATTTTTACATTATTCATTAACCAAAAGGTTAAAAATGTCCCCTTCAATAGTATCGCCACTATGTTGGAACCTATGGATCATTGGTATAAGGGTATTATTCCTCGTTGggatctttttttcaacttcacCTTGTTACGGTTGCTAAGTTACTGtatggattttttggaaagatgGCATGAACAACTGAGTCCACAACCTTCGATAGATTATGAGTGTAGTCGACCGGAATTCAGAAAAAGTTTATCCGTTGCCACTTTGCAAACAATCTATGAATCAGGTAAGAATGATGTTTTGGATGAAAAGGGACGATTGGTGGCAAAACTCCATATCCAGGATTataatttcatcaattttatcGCTTATATTACGTATGCACCATTATTTCTGGTAGGCCCAATCATCACTTTCAATGATTACTTTTATCAGTCAGAGAATAAATTACCTTCATtaaggaagaagaacatAACCCTGTATGCTCTAAGAGTTGTTTCAAGTTTGTTGTTAATGGAAATTATTCTTCACTTCATCTATGTGGGTGCAATAGCAAGGACCAAGGCATGGGGCGGCGACACACCTCCACAACTGGCTATGATCGCATTATTCAATCTGAATATTATATATCTAAAGCTCTTGATCCCTTGGAGGCTCTTTAGATTATGGGCCATGATCGATGGTATTGATGCGCCCGAAAATATGCTGCGATGTGTGGATAATAATTATAGTACACTGGGGTTTTGGAGGGCTTGGCACACAAGCTTCAACAAGTGGGTAATCCGTTACATCTATATCCCATTTGGCGGgtcaaataataaaatactGACAAGCTTTGTCGTGTTTTCATTCGTCGCAATGTGGCACGATATTGAACTAAGGCTACTGTTTTGGGGGTGGTTAACTGTTCTTTTATTACTGGGTGAAACCTTTATCACCAAATGTTTCATTCGATATAGGTTTAGGAATTGGTATAGATTCTTTTGCGGCTTCGGTGCCGTAATAAATATTTGCATGATGATGGTTGTCAACCTGTATGGATTTTGTTTTGGGGCAGAGGGAACGAAGCTTTTCTTGAAGGACACATTCAGCACATCATCTGgtttgaagttttttcttatagGAACAGTAAGCTTATTTATCGCTGTTCAGATAATGTTTGAAATTagagaggaagaaaaaaggcatGGTATCAAGCTGAAGTGTTGA
- the POS5 gene encoding NADH kinase (similar to Saccharomyces cerevisiae POS5 (YPL188W); ancestral locus Anc_6.186), with product MYPRLKLNYPLRWYRLYSTIDSQSLKLRSGSKFVKIKSVSSLRGSSSADFVSPPNSKLQSLIWQNPLQNVYITKKPRTPSTREAMVEFITHLHESYPEVNVIVQPDVAEEISQDFKTPLEDDPNRPHILYTGPEKDIVNRTDLLVTLGGDGTILHGVSMFGNTQVPPVLAFALGTLGFLLPFDFKEHKKVFQEVISSRAKCLHRTRLECHLKNKDSNSSIVTHAMNDIFLHRGNSPHLTNLDIFIDGEFLTRTTADGVALATPTGSTAYSLSAGGSIVSPLVPAILMTPICPRSLSFRPLILPHSSHIRIKIGSKMNQKPINSVVKLSVDGIPQQDLDVGDEIYVINEVGTIYIDGTQLPTTRKTQSDIDNLKKPKRSGIYCVAKTENDWIRGINELLGFNSSFRLTKRQGDND from the coding sequence ATGTATCCGAGGCTGAAATTGAACTACCCACTGAGGTGGTATAGATTGTACAGTACAATAGACTCACAATCCCTGAAATTGAGAAGTGGTTCGAAGTTcgtgaaaataaaatccgTAAGCAGCTTGAGGGGTAGCTCATCAGCAGATTTTGTTTCCCCAccaaattccaagttgCAATCTTTGATTTGGCAGAACCCTTTACAGAATGTTTATATAACAAAAAAGCCAAGGACTCCGTCTACAAGAGAAGCGATGGTTGAATTCATAACACATTTACATGAGTCATACCCTGAGGTAAACGTAATTGTTCAACCCGATGTTGCGGAAGAAATTTCTCAGGATTTTAAGACTCCCTTGGAGGATGATCCCAATCGACCACACATACTTTATACTGGGCCTGAAAAAGATATTGTAAACAGAACAGACTTACTGGTAACATTGGGAGGTGATGGGACTATCTTGCACGGTGTATCAATGTTCGGAAACACACAAGTTCCTCCAGTTTTAGCATTTGCTCTCGGAACGCTGGGGTTTCTATTACCGTTTGATTTCAAGGAGCATAAGAAAGTCTTCCAAGAGGTTATCAGCTCAAGGGCGAAATGTTTACACAGGACAAGGTTGGAATGCCACTTGAAGAACAAGGATAGCAATTCATCTATCGTAACGCATGCCATGAATGACATATTCTTACATAGAGGTAATTCCCCTCATCTTACGAACCTAGACATATTTATTGATGGCGAGTTTTTAACAAGAACCACGGCAGACGGCGTGGCACTAGCTACGCCAACGGGATCTACAGCATATTCATTGTCAGCGGGAGGATCTATTGTCTCTCCGTTAGTGCCTGCTATTTTAATGACCCCAATTTGTCCACGTTCATTGTCATTCCGGCCACTTATTTTGCCTCATTCCTCTCACATTAGAATAAAGATAGGCTCCAAAATGAATCAAAAACCAATTAATAGTGTGGTAAAGCTTTCTGTTGATGGTATTCCTCAACAAGATTTGGACGTTGGTGATGAAATTTACGTTATAAATGAGGTCGGCACTATTTACATAGATGGTACTCAACTTCCAACAACTAGAAAAACCCAATCTGACATcgataatttgaaaaagccCAAAAGATCTGGAATTTATTGCGTGGCAAAGACTGAAAATGACTGGATCAGAGGAATCAATGAACTTCTAGGGTTCAATTCCAGTTTTAGGCTTACTAAAAGACAGGGCGACAACGATTAA
- the MF(ALPHA)1 gene encoding Mf(Alpha)1p (similar to Saccharomyces cerevisiae MF(ALPHA)2 (YGL089C) and MF(ALPHA)1 (YPL187W); ancestral locus Anc_6.185) translates to MRFSSIITAVFAASSALAAPVNTTSESETVQIPAEAIIGYLDLEGDFDVAVLPFANSTNNGLLFINTTIANLATKEESVPLSKREAEADAEAWHWLQLKPGQPMYKREAEADAEAWHWLQLKPGQPMYKREAAADAEAWHWLQLKPGQPMYKREAEAEADAEAWHWLQLKPGQPMY, encoded by the coding sequence atgaGATTTTCTTCCATTATTACGGCAGTGTTTGCAGCTTCCTCCGCCTTGGCAGCTCCAGTTAATACCACTTCTGAAAGCGAAACGGTCCAAATTCCCGCTGAAGCCATCATCGGTTACTTAGATTTAGAGGGTGATTTTGATGTTGCTGTTTTGCCATTTGCTAACAGCACGAACAATGGCTTATTGTTCATAAATACTACCATTGCAAATCTTGCCACTAAGGAAGAAAGTGTTCCATTAAGCAAAAGAGAAGCTGAAGCCGACGCCGAGGCTTGGCACTGGTTGCAATTGAAACCCGGTCAACCAATGTATAAAAGAGAAGCTGAAGCTGACGCCGAAGCTTGGCACTGGTTGCAATTGAAACCCGGTCAACCAATGTACAAAAGAGAAGCTGCAGCCGACGCCGAAGCTTGGCACTGGTTGCAATTGAAACCCGGTCAACCAATGTACAAAAGAGAAGCTGAAGCTGAAGCCGACGCCGAAGCTTGGCACTGGCTGCAATTGAAGCCTGGTCAACCAATGTATTAA
- the UIP4 gene encoding Uip4p (similar to Saccharomyces cerevisiae UIP4 (YPL186C); ancestral locus Anc_6.184) has product MVTIVFDHPADDFPDLKIAGEFTNWEGVPMEINVDTGKWEYRFHDSSITKYDDKDKVHFKFIDQNGNWFADDEYPKEVDEHSNENNVATLDNSEDGTFVNGGKGEDDKSTSEATKSGSELYGEGPDTPTPSLKGDKSPASSNSEDFQGKAAPKEEFITKEGKHEDAPLGEALTRENSKAEDEKPYQTFSPHEEGSKPDEELENLSEGNDNTRFNEETDVTDSQESENEIADSDTENTDISEQEEIQNRDKLVQQNAKSIVRKGDANTEDYENVLEKLLGALGRFFGSWFSWLTTKMSGTEAA; this is encoded by the coding sequence ATGGTCACTATTGTATTTGATCATCCTGCGGATGACTTtccagatttgaaaattgctGGCGAGTTCACCAACTGGGAAGGTGTGCCCATGGAAATTAATGTTGATACTGGAAAGTGGGAGTATAGGTTCCATGATTCTTCGATAACCAAATATGATGATAAGGACAAGGTGCATTTTAAATTCATAGATCAGAATGGCAACTGGTTTGCCGATGATGAGTATCCAAAAGAGGTTGATGAACATAGTAACGAAAATAATGTTGCCACTTTGGATAACAGTGAAGACGGGACATTTGTTAATGGGGGAAAGGGGGAGGATGACAAATCTACAAGTGAAGCGACAAAAAGTGGGTCAGAGTTGTATGGTGAAGGTCCTGATACGCCAACGCCCTCCCTTAAAGGCGATAAGTCACCTGCTTCCTCTAATTCAGAAGATTTCCAAGGCAAAGCTGCTCCTAAAGAAGAATTTATcacaaaagaaggaaagcATGAGGATGCACCTCTAGGGGAAGCTCTAACGagagaaaattcaaaagcagaagatgaaaagcCCTATCAAACTTTTTCTCCACACGAAGAAGGGAGTAAACCTGATGAAGAGCTAGAAAATCTTTCTGAAGGTAATGACAATACAAGATTCAATGAAGAGACAGACGTGACTGATTCGCAAGAATCAGAAAATGAGATTGCCGATTCAGACACCGAAAATACAGACATAtctgaacaagaagaaatacagAATAGAGATAAACTTGTTCAACAGAATGCTAAATCAATAGTTAGAAAAGGTGACGCTAACACTGAAGACTATGAAAATGTCTTGGAAAAGCTGCTGGGAGCATTGGGGCGTTTCTTTGGTTCATGGTTCTCTTGGTTGACAACAAAAATGTCAGGAACGGAGGCAGCTTAA
- the MRN1 gene encoding Mrn1p (similar to Saccharomyces cerevisiae MRN1 (YPL184C); ancestral locus Anc_6.183), translating into MVISYNNNNNHNNSNNNNNNNNNNNSNNNNNMLPPFPSDISTMYRQINSSGHYQDAYPSGPPTLGDTAYSVNGNFTLLPSEFRRDPNDSFFYEDSGFFDYQQVQQQSPQFQINQQNEAQQQRFSQEQNFGIGNEIIKNSNHYYEYERSSNEVSPFDDEASNVVSDGMSPTVMATATAVTNANAPLSVNAQANNPLNFTSAQSRTVYLGNVPPNLSVKELLDHVRSGVVEDVKIIPEKMCAFISFVDESAALLFHSDAILKRLNIGDRDIKIGWGKPTRIDPIVAARISTDGATRNVYIGRMTIEGEESHLSGEQLRADLEEYGEIDCIKIIKEKGVAFIHFASILNAIKVVTNLPIRNLYYQNKRIFYGKDRCAFITKTQQHNAAQFLGVQPGMEHMIEFSDREFISNALLQQSAAAAAIATSAGGPNNLGNRTVYLGSLPKDVKIEEICNAVRGGLLQSIKLLNDRYVCFVTFIDPTAAAQFYAMSSLYGFTVQKKRCKVGWGKHSGPLPNALALAVSNGASRNVYVGNIDYVSDSVRDERIFTEGKLRGIFQQYGEVEQINFLPEKNCCFINYTNISNAILALDKIKSNPYFKDLKINFGKDRCGNVPHQSR; encoded by the coding sequence ATGGTGATTTcttataataataataataatcataataatagtaataacaacaataataataataacaacaataatagtaacaataataataacatgCTTCCTCCCTTTCCTTCTGACATTTCCACGATGTACCGGCAGATCAATTCTTCCGGCCATTATCAAGACGCTTATCCAAGCGGTCCTCCGACTTTGGGTGATACTGCATACTCGGTGAACGGTAATTTCACTCTTTTACCATCCGAATTTAGACGGGATCCCAACGATTCATTCTTTTATGAGGATAGTGGGTTTTTCGACTACCAGCAAGTTCAACAGCAATCACCACAATTTCAGATTAATCAGCAAAACGAGGCGCAACAGCAACGATTTTCACAGGagcaaaattttggaattgGTAATGAGATCATTAAGAACAGCAATCATTATTATGAATATGAAAGATCTTCTAATGAAGTCTCTCcatttgatgatgaagcGTCAAACGTGGTATCTGATGGTATGTCTCCCACTGTGATGGCGACTGCTACCGCCGTGACCAATGCAAATGCCCCTTTGTCGGTAAATGCACAAGCCAACAATCCCTTGAATTTTACGTCGGCTCAAAGTAGAACGGTTTATTTGGGTAATGTGCCACCAAATTTATCTGTTAAAGAACTATTGGATCATGTCCGAAGCGGTGTCGTGGAAGACGTTAAAATTATCCCTGAGAAGATGTGTGCGTTCATATCATTTGTAGATGAAAGCGCAGCACTGTTGTTCCATTCGGATGCGATTTTAAAGCGCTTAAACATTGGCGATAGAGATATTAAGATTGGTTGGGGTAAACCAACCCgcattgatcctattgtCGCCGCGAGAATATCTACAGATGGCGCCACAAgaaatgtatatattgGCCGTATGACGATCGAGGGTGAAGAATCGCACTTGTCCGGAGAACAGTTGAGAGCTGATTTAGAAGAATATGGTGAGATTGATTGTataaaaattatcaaagaaaaaggggTCGCTTTTATTCATTTTGCATCTATTTTAAATGCCATAAAAGTTGTTACAAATTTGCCGATAAGAAATCTATATTATCAAAACAAGAGAATCTTTTATGGAAAGGATAGATGCGCATTCATTACCAAGACGCAACAACATAACGCGGCTCAATTTCTAGGTGTCCAGCCTGGTATGGAACACATGATAGAGTTCTCTGATCGTGAATTTATATCTAACGCCCTATTGCAACAATCAGCAGCCGCTGCAGCTATTGCCACGTCTGCCGGCGGGCCTAATAATTTAGGAAACAGGACTGTTTATTTGGGCAGTTTACCGAAGGATgttaaaattgaagaaatatgtAACGCCGTTCGTGGTGGCTTATTACAAAGTATAAAGCTACTGAACGATCGTTATGTTTGTTTTGTCACATTCATTGATCCCACTGCTGCTGCACAGTTCTATGCGATGAGTTCTTTGTATGGATTCACGGTTCAGAAGAAACGATGTAAAGTTGGCTGGGGGAAGCATTCTGGGCCATTACCCAATGCACTTGCATTGGCAGTCAGTAATGGCGCGTCAAGAAACGTTTATGTGGGTAATATTGATTATGTTAGTGATTCTGTAAGAGATGAACGTATCTTTACTGAAGGCAAGCTGAGAggtatttttcaacaatatgGAGAGGTGGAGCAAATTAATTTCCTACCTGAGAAGAACTGCTGTTTCATTAATTATACTAACATCAGTAACGCTATACTAGCTTTAGACAAGATCAAGTCAAATCCGTATTTCAAAGATctcaaaatcaattttgGCAAAGATAGGTGCGGTAACGTTCCCCACCAATCGCGTTAA
- the RTC6 gene encoding mitochondrial 54S ribosomal protein bL36m (similar to Saccharomyces cerevisiae RTC6 (YPL183W-A); ancestral locus Anc_6.178), which produces MFLQTFRLNVPKVLSHVKLSPVSIMRTCAPSTILAVGAQKPTLASANRSLVFSRGFKVRTSIKKFCSDCYLVRRKGRVYIYCKSNKKHKQRQG; this is translated from the coding sequence ATGTTTTTACAGACTTTCCGCCTCAATGTTCCAAAGGTGCTATCGCACGTGAAACTATCTCCTGTAAGTATAATGAGGACATGCGCACCGTCTACCATTTTAGCGGTTGGCGCCCAGAAACCGACTCTTGCCTCAGCGAATAGATCGCTGGTGTTCAGCAGGGGTTTCAAAGTCAGGACGTCCATCAAAAAGTTTTGCAGCGATTGTTACTTGgtgagaagaaaaggaagggTATACATTTACTGCAAATCAAATAAGAAGCATAAGCAGCGTCAAGGTTGA